The proteins below are encoded in one region of Reichenbachiella sp. 5M10:
- the aroQ gene encoding type II 3-dehydroquinate dehydratase, with protein MKILVLNGPNLNLLGKREPEIYGTQSFEEYFKTMVEAYPNVSLEYYQSNHEGALIDKIHAVGFDYDGIVFNAGGYTHTSVALADAVSGVTTPVIEVHISNIMERETFRHHSYLTPVCKAHFIGHGLPGYNMAVDYLTQH; from the coding sequence ATGAAGATACTAGTATTGAATGGGCCCAACCTCAACCTGTTGGGTAAAAGAGAACCAGAAATTTATGGTACTCAGAGTTTCGAAGAGTATTTCAAAACGATGGTAGAGGCCTATCCTAACGTATCGTTGGAGTACTACCAGAGCAATCACGAAGGAGCATTGATCGACAAGATTCACGCTGTAGGGTTTGACTATGACGGGATCGTGTTCAATGCTGGAGGGTACACGCATACTTCCGTGGCACTAGCCGATGCGGTATCGGGAGTCACTACCCCAGTGATTGAGGTTCATATCTCCAACATCATGGAGCGAGAGACTTTTCGTCACCACAGTTATTTGACACCTGTTTGCAAAGCACATTTTATTGGTCACGGGTTACCAGGATACAACATGGCCGTAGATTATTTGACACAACACTAA
- the rnhA gene encoding ribonuclease HI produces the protein MIIIYTDGSSRGNPGPGGYGTVLLAKGHRKELSEGFRKTTNNRMELLAVIKGLEALKVINADVLVYSDSKYVVDAVEKGWLWGWVKKNFKDKKNRDLWERFIPAYKRNKVKFKWVKGHAGNPENERCDDLAVEAAMGANLPADAAFEAGINDF, from the coding sequence ATGATCATCATCTATACAGACGGTTCATCACGAGGAAACCCAGGGCCTGGAGGGTACGGGACTGTACTATTGGCCAAAGGGCACCGGAAGGAGCTCTCGGAGGGCTTTCGCAAGACAACCAATAACCGTATGGAGCTACTGGCAGTAATCAAGGGGCTCGAAGCACTCAAGGTCATCAATGCCGATGTGCTCGTCTACTCGGATTCCAAATATGTCGTAGATGCAGTCGAGAAGGGCTGGCTATGGGGGTGGGTCAAAAAGAACTTCAAAGATAAAAAAAACAGAGACCTTTGGGAGCGTTTTATTCCTGCCTACAAACGCAACAAGGTCAAGTTCAAATGGGTAAAAGGGCATGCTGGCAATCCAGAAAATGAACGTTGTGACGATTTGGCTGTGGAAGCCGCCATGGGAGCCAATCTCCCAGCTGACGCTGCTTTTGAGGCAGGTATCAATGATTTTTGA
- a CDS encoding MarC family protein, with product MLNFKEILSVSLILFSIIDILGSVPIIIDLRKKSGHIQSGKATIVAGVIMVVFLFLGSKILGLFGIDIGSFAITGALIMFFIGMEMTLGIQLFKPDTDESNSSSIVPLAFPLIAGPGTMTALISLRAEFELANVLVGIILNLVFIFIVLKSSPWLERKIGQAGFNILRKVFGIILLTIAIKLFKNALEIW from the coding sequence ATGCTTAATTTTAAAGAAATACTATCGGTCTCCCTGATTTTGTTTTCGATCATAGACATCCTCGGCAGTGTGCCGATTATCATTGATTTACGCAAAAAATCAGGACATATCCAAAGTGGAAAAGCAACGATCGTAGCAGGTGTGATCATGGTTGTTTTTCTGTTTCTTGGCTCCAAGATTTTGGGACTTTTTGGGATCGATATTGGCTCCTTTGCCATTACTGGGGCTTTGATTATGTTTTTTATTGGTATGGAAATGACTTTGGGTATACAATTGTTTAAGCCCGATACGGATGAAAGCAATAGCAGTTCGATTGTGCCGCTGGCTTTTCCATTGATCGCTGGTCCAGGCACCATGACTGCCTTGATTTCTCTGCGTGCAGAGTTTGAGTTGGCCAATGTCTTGGTTGGTATTATTCTCAACCTAGTTTTCATCTTCATCGTTCTCAAATCATCACCCTGGTTGGAAAGAAAGATAGGCCAAGCTGGGTTCAATATTTTGAGAAAAGTATTTGGAATTATCCTACTCACCATTGCGATCAAGCTTTTCAAAAATGCTTTGGAGATCTGGTAA
- a CDS encoding tRNA1(Val) (adenine(37)-N6)-methyltransferase: MAANTYFQFKQFTVHQERCAMKVSTEACLFGAWVPVAAVSRRVLDIGTGTGLLSLMLAQRSDVSIDAVEMDGEAAQQARQNFEASLWADRLHLVHCNVLEWENTDCYDLIISNPPFFTSSLKSQKSKNNLAKHDTGDFSKPRFAKKLLALLSNEGLAYVLYPEAEAEEFVQCLAKVGLYACTALVIRNQPDKAIFRMVLQVSREKTSIDTEELCIRNGQEHTPEFVKLLREYYLKY, translated from the coding sequence ATGGCCGCCAACACCTATTTCCAGTTCAAACAGTTTACAGTTCATCAGGAGCGATGTGCTATGAAGGTTAGTACGGAGGCTTGCCTGTTTGGGGCATGGGTTCCTGTCGCCGCTGTATCCAGACGGGTCTTAGATATCGGTACAGGTACAGGCTTGCTCTCGTTGATGCTTGCACAGCGATCAGATGTGTCCATAGATGCAGTAGAGATGGATGGAGAGGCGGCCCAACAGGCGCGGCAAAATTTTGAAGCATCGCTCTGGGCTGATCGGTTGCATTTGGTCCATTGCAATGTCTTGGAATGGGAGAATACAGATTGCTATGACCTCATCATATCGAATCCTCCATTTTTCACCTCAAGTCTCAAGTCTCAGAAGAGTAAGAACAACTTGGCCAAACATGATACCGGAGATTTTAGCAAACCACGTTTTGCCAAGAAGCTATTGGCTTTACTCAGCAACGAAGGGTTAGCCTATGTGCTCTATCCAGAAGCCGAAGCAGAAGAGTTTGTGCAATGCCTTGCAAAAGTTGGACTGTATGCTTGTACTGCGCTCGTGATACGAAACCAACCCGACAAGGCCATTTTTAGAATGGTTCTGCAAGTGTCACGTGAAAAAACATCAATTGACACAGAGGAGTTGTGCATTAGAAATGGTCAAGAACATACGCCTGAATTCGTCAAGCTACTTCGTGAGTACTATTTGAAGTACTAA
- a CDS encoding glycosyltransferase family 2 protein, whose amino-acid sequence MSLNPNITVIVPLLNEDESLPELSAWIERVMDEHNLSYEILFIDDGSTDSSWRVIQDLKAKNNHIKGLRFNRNYGKSAALNVGFKQAVGDVVITMDADLQDSPDEIPELFRMVTEENYDLVSGWKKKRFDPLMKTIPSKLFNGVARIFSGVQLHDFNCGLKAYKKVVVKSIEVYGEMHRYIPFIAKGQGFHRIGEKIVQHQARKYGTTKFGLERFIFGFLDLLSISFVSKFRKSPMHFFGSLGTLSFFFGSIITVWVIARKLYEIHFELPARDIVAQPLFFLALVAIIIGVQLFLTGFIGEMMIQVSPKKDDYLISDKLGIDD is encoded by the coding sequence ATGAGTCTAAACCCAAACATCACAGTCATCGTCCCTCTACTCAACGAAGACGAGTCACTACCCGAACTCAGTGCATGGATCGAGCGTGTCATGGACGAACACAATTTAAGCTACGAGATCCTCTTCATTGACGATGGCAGCACAGATTCCTCATGGCGAGTGATTCAAGACCTCAAAGCCAAAAACAATCACATCAAAGGCCTCCGGTTCAACAGAAACTATGGTAAGTCTGCCGCACTCAACGTAGGTTTCAAACAAGCTGTGGGCGATGTAGTCATCACCATGGATGCCGACCTACAGGATAGCCCAGACGAGATTCCCGAACTCTTCCGCATGGTCACCGAAGAAAACTACGACCTGGTCTCAGGTTGGAAAAAGAAGCGGTTCGATCCTCTAATGAAGACCATCCCTTCAAAATTATTCAACGGAGTAGCACGAATATTTTCTGGAGTACAGCTACACGACTTCAACTGTGGCCTCAAAGCCTACAAAAAAGTAGTCGTCAAGTCAATCGAAGTGTACGGTGAAATGCACCGCTACATTCCCTTCATTGCCAAAGGGCAAGGGTTTCATCGCATAGGTGAAAAAATAGTACAACATCAAGCTAGAAAATACGGAACAACAAAGTTTGGCCTGGAGCGATTCATTTTTGGCTTTTTGGATCTACTATCCATATCCTTCGTCTCCAAATTCAGAAAAAGTCCCATGCACTTCTTTGGTTCACTGGGGACATTGTCGTTCTTTTTTGGGTCAATTATCACTGTATGGGTGATCGCACGAAAACTTTACGAGATACACTTTGAGTTGCCCGCAAGAGACATCGTCGCTCAACCTCTGTTTTTCTTGGCACTTGTAGCCATCATCATTGGGGTACAACTGTTCTTGACGGGGTTCATCGGAGAAATGATGATACAGGTCTCCCCCAAAAAAGACGACTATCTGATCAGTGACAAACTGGGAATAGATGACTAA
- a CDS encoding T9SS type A sorting domain-containing protein, which yields MMEKLWIVCTLLVMWSSQGRAQVIINSFAKIDAIVGSTLTVSAVEESGVSFDVGERVIVIQMQDDVIGPNTNNDSDFGNIESIENAGRYEEGVILSVDRSAGLISMTLEEPLVNSYSIGANASLQVLTYPSYSDYTTTDDLTTLAWNGNVGGVFAIHVEGTLTLGHDIDVSNLGFRGAAVHAVGSGATCDPNTYFVDSDQFGLKGEGVYKVTLADYVAGRGKIANGGGGGNPHNAGGGGGANFTAGGEGGPGYNGSAGGCSPTVGGLGGYDLSDYISGSRVFMGGGGGSGHQNNNVATAGGNGGGIAFLTANTIELESGCGGVVVSANGSDTAAAGNDGAGGSGAGGMVVFTVNTWALNCDLTVQANGGNGGATNNGTTHGGGAGGGRGAIVFSGMIPASNLITENTQGNGGANNNSGTGGNADSGEITPSNPAADPDGIVAEESGPLPVSLLYWKASESGRSVVLEWATALEQDNDYFTLDKSRDAENWQFVARINGAGDSSEKKRYSHVDSSPYQTTYYRLTQTDSDGTTEVFDLVMLKSQFAEANILLYPNPNQGSFRIGMTEMDYSLTMHRMSGQMVAPVVHREGNELVVYTEGLQPGFYFVNLTIRDNVHVFKVLVE from the coding sequence ATGATGGAAAAATTATGGATTGTATGTACCCTCTTGGTCATGTGGTCGTCTCAAGGCAGAGCACAAGTAATAATCAATTCTTTCGCAAAAATAGATGCAATAGTAGGCAGTACGCTGACTGTATCTGCTGTCGAAGAGTCTGGAGTTTCTTTTGATGTAGGAGAAAGAGTTATCGTGATACAGATGCAGGATGATGTGATAGGACCCAATACAAACAACGATTCAGACTTTGGGAATATAGAATCTATAGAGAATGCTGGAAGATATGAGGAGGGAGTGATTCTCAGTGTTGATCGTTCGGCAGGGCTGATATCTATGACTTTGGAAGAGCCATTGGTCAATAGTTATTCTATTGGTGCAAATGCCAGCTTACAGGTATTGACATATCCTTCCTATTCAGATTATACGACGACAGATGACTTGACTACCCTCGCTTGGAATGGAAACGTAGGTGGAGTCTTTGCTATACACGTAGAAGGTACTTTGACTTTGGGGCACGATATAGATGTAAGTAACCTGGGTTTTAGAGGAGCGGCAGTTCATGCTGTAGGGAGTGGTGCTACGTGTGACCCTAACACGTACTTTGTAGATTCCGATCAATTTGGATTGAAAGGAGAAGGGGTTTACAAAGTCACATTGGCAGATTATGTAGCTGGACGAGGGAAAATTGCCAATGGTGGGGGGGGAGGAAATCCTCACAATGCCGGAGGCGGTGGAGGAGCCAATTTTACCGCAGGAGGTGAAGGAGGACCCGGTTACAATGGAAGCGCAGGAGGATGCTCTCCAACTGTAGGAGGACTCGGAGGGTACGACTTGAGTGACTATATCAGTGGTTCTAGAGTGTTTATGGGAGGAGGTGGAGGTAGTGGACACCAAAACAATAATGTAGCCACTGCTGGTGGCAATGGGGGAGGGATTGCTTTTCTTACCGCCAATACGATTGAGCTTGAGTCCGGATGTGGGGGAGTTGTGGTGAGTGCCAATGGCAGTGATACGGCGGCAGCAGGCAATGACGGTGCAGGAGGTAGCGGTGCAGGTGGTATGGTAGTGTTTACTGTCAATACTTGGGCTTTGAATTGTGACCTTACTGTACAAGCCAATGGAGGCAATGGAGGAGCGACAAACAATGGAACTACACATGGAGGTGGTGCTGGAGGTGGACGTGGAGCGATAGTTTTTTCAGGGATGATTCCGGCATCCAACTTGATTACTGAAAATACACAGGGAAATGGAGGGGCAAACAACAACTCAGGTACGGGAGGTAATGCGGACAGTGGAGAAATTACTCCATCCAATCCTGCAGCAGACCCTGATGGGATAGTTGCTGAGGAGTCAGGACCCTTACCAGTGAGTTTGTTGTATTGGAAGGCGAGTGAGTCGGGAAGATCGGTTGTATTGGAGTGGGCTACAGCTCTCGAACAAGACAATGATTACTTTACTCTTGATAAATCACGAGATGCTGAAAATTGGCAATTTGTTGCACGAATAAATGGGGCAGGGGATTCGAGTGAAAAGAAAAGGTATTCCCATGTGGATTCGTCTCCCTACCAGACAACCTATTATCGATTGACGCAGACAGATTCTGACGGAACGACGGAAGTGTTTGACTTGGTGATGCTAAAGTCACAGTTTGCGGAAGCCAATATTCTTTTGTATCCTAATCCAAATCAAGGGAGTTTTCGAATTGGAATGACAGAGATGGACTATTCGTTGACGATGCATCGTATGTCAGGTCAGATGGTGGCTCCCGTGGTACATCGTGAGGGCAATGAACTAGTTGTGTATACCGAGGGGCTACAACCAGGGTTCTATTTTGTTAACCTGACTATTCGGGACAATGTTCATGTCTTCAAAGTTTTGGTAGAATAG
- a CDS encoding class I SAM-dependent methyltransferase, with protein sequence MKQLISFVLKKVPRKYLQLFSHFALKVVALFYKGNTVECPVCEAHFAKFVPYGRVARANALCPNCLALERHRLMWLYLREKTDFFVRDKEILHIAPEICFIKRFESIHGNRYITADLESPLAKVKMDIHQMPFEDDRFDVAFCNHVMEHVDDDIQSMRQIHRVLKPGAWAIIQIPIFEPQADETYEDDSITDPKERERIFGQDDHVRLYGKDYPERLRAAGFDVVEDDYVMTLSSEVQQRYALPVDEIIYLCKKK encoded by the coding sequence GTGAAGCAGCTCATTAGTTTTGTCCTAAAGAAAGTCCCAAGAAAGTATCTCCAACTTTTTAGTCATTTTGCACTCAAGGTCGTAGCTCTATTCTACAAAGGCAACACCGTGGAATGCCCTGTATGTGAGGCACATTTTGCTAAATTCGTGCCGTATGGCCGGGTTGCACGTGCCAATGCCTTGTGTCCCAATTGCTTGGCGCTTGAAAGACATCGTTTGATGTGGTTGTATTTGAGAGAGAAGACGGATTTTTTCGTCAGGGACAAAGAAATATTACACATCGCACCAGAAATTTGCTTCATCAAACGGTTTGAATCCATACATGGGAACCGGTACATTACAGCTGATCTAGAGTCCCCCTTGGCTAAAGTGAAGATGGATATACATCAGATGCCCTTCGAGGATGATCGATTCGATGTGGCGTTTTGCAATCATGTGATGGAGCATGTAGATGATGATATCCAATCAATGCGGCAGATTCACCGGGTGCTCAAGCCAGGGGCTTGGGCGATCATTCAAATCCCTATTTTTGAGCCACAGGCAGACGAGACATATGAAGACGATTCCATTACGGACCCAAAAGAAAGGGAGCGAATTTTTGGACAGGACGATCATGTAAGGCTGTACGGCAAAGACTATCCCGAACGTCTGCGTGCTGCAGGGTTTGACGTAGTGGAAGATGACTATGTGATGACGCTGAGTAGCGAAGTACAGCAGCGCTATGCACTACCTGTCGACGAGATCATTTATCTATGCAAAAAGAAATAA
- a CDS encoding DUF4199 domain-containing protein: MKDLFKISLRYGLIGSALLIIMFLVFYFSDENPLQELQMFDLFVIPIFIFFGLKEFRDRYNGTFLKYWEGMTGGLILYTSMALITAGFVYTFVELIDPSLVPDYVSSRLEILEETRTKIVEEMGADSYIQSYQKVKDTTQTDILLDGFLKKIIIGFLITSVVSVVLKRKAPKA, from the coding sequence ATGAAAGATCTCTTCAAAATATCCCTGCGTTATGGACTGATCGGGTCCGCTCTATTGATCATCATGTTTTTGGTCTTTTATTTTTCGGATGAAAACCCCTTGCAAGAGCTGCAGATGTTTGACCTATTTGTCATTCCTATCTTTATCTTCTTTGGGCTCAAAGAATTCAGGGATCGCTACAACGGCACCTTCCTCAAGTATTGGGAAGGAATGACCGGCGGACTCATCCTCTATACCTCTATGGCACTAATCACCGCAGGGTTTGTTTATACATTTGTAGAGCTGATCGATCCTAGCCTCGTCCCGGACTATGTCTCCAGTAGATTGGAAATCCTCGAAGAAACGCGTACCAAAATCGTCGAAGAGATGGGCGCCGACTCCTACATCCAATCCTACCAAAAAGTAAAAGACACTACCCAAACCGACATTCTATTGGACGGCTTCCTCAAAAAAATCATCATTGGATTTTTGATTACAAGCGTGGTGTCGGTAGTATTGAAAAGAAAAGCTCCCAAGGCCTGA
- a CDS encoding dihydroorotase family protein produces the protein MSLFIKEAKVLDPQSPHHNKVVNVLIKDGIIASIDSKEHRADTVIEAKGQYLSPGLFDMKANFCDPGFEHKEDISSGCRLAAESGFTGIATLPNTAPVIQAKSHVEYLKSKSRDMLTDIYPLAAVTIDTLGEDLTEMIDLHEAGAIAFTDGKEPIWHTDILLKSLIYLQKFDGLLINLPEDKLLTRFGTMNEGIVSTGLGLKGMPSLAEHLMIKRDLDILEYSGGRLHFSNLSSAESVKLVKKAKKKGLNVTCDVSIHHLLHTDADIAGYDANFKINPPLRESKDKKALIKGLKEGIIDVIVSAHTPQDEESKKLEFDRADDGILGLQTMIPALLSLKDLEPDEWIDKLTNNPRTILKIEGATVAEKQKANLVLFDPKAKWTYDSKTNRSKSVNSPLFGTELTGRVCATIHGTKQYLYSA, from the coding sequence ATGAGCCTATTTATCAAGGAAGCCAAAGTCCTAGACCCCCAATCACCCCACCACAACAAAGTTGTCAATGTATTGATCAAAGACGGTATCATCGCTTCCATCGATAGCAAAGAACACCGAGCCGATACTGTCATAGAAGCCAAGGGACAGTATTTATCCCCAGGCTTATTTGACATGAAAGCCAACTTTTGTGACCCTGGGTTTGAGCACAAGGAAGACATCAGCAGTGGCTGCCGTTTGGCGGCCGAGTCGGGCTTTACTGGCATAGCTACTTTGCCCAACACTGCCCCCGTCATCCAAGCCAAAAGTCACGTCGAATACCTCAAATCTAAGAGTCGAGACATGCTCACAGATATCTATCCACTCGCCGCAGTGACGATAGATACATTAGGAGAGGACCTTACGGAAATGATCGACCTGCACGAAGCAGGTGCCATTGCGTTTACCGATGGCAAAGAGCCCATCTGGCACACTGACATCCTGCTCAAATCACTGATTTATTTGCAGAAGTTCGACGGACTACTCATCAACCTGCCCGAAGACAAGCTCCTCACTCGCTTTGGCACCATGAACGAAGGTATCGTCAGTACAGGTCTGGGACTCAAGGGCATGCCGTCCTTGGCCGAGCACCTCATGATCAAACGTGACCTGGACATTCTAGAGTACAGTGGTGGTCGCCTTCATTTCTCCAACCTCTCATCCGCCGAAAGCGTCAAACTGGTCAAAAAAGCGAAGAAAAAGGGCCTCAATGTAACCTGTGATGTCAGTATCCACCACCTCCTACACACCGATGCAGACATTGCGGGCTATGATGCCAATTTCAAAATCAACCCTCCTTTGCGCGAAAGCAAGGACAAAAAGGCCCTTATCAAAGGCCTCAAAGAAGGAATCATCGATGTGATCGTCAGTGCACATACACCGCAAGATGAGGAAAGCAAAAAACTTGAATTTGACAGAGCAGACGATGGTATATTGGGACTACAAACCATGATTCCCGCCTTGCTATCCCTCAAGGATCTCGAACCTGACGAATGGATCGATAAACTGACGAACAACCCTAGAACCATACTAAAAATTGAGGGCGCTACAGTAGCCGAAAAGCAGAAAGCCAACTTGGTACTCTTTGATCCCAAGGCCAAATGGACCTATGATAGCAAAACGAATCGTTCCAAATCCGTCAACAGTCCGCTGTTCGGCACGGAGCTCACCGGCCGAGTCTGCGCTACCATCCACGGCACCAAACAATACCTCTACTCCGCATGA
- a CDS encoding sodium-translocating pyrophosphatase → MSNMIYVPIGLAILGLVFMMIKRSWVKKQSAGNEKMKEISKNIKEGALAFLAAEYRLLAVFVVVAAIALFGISTMVDTTSWMIVPAFVVGAIFSAIAGNIGMRIATEANARTTEAARTSLPHALQVSFGGGTVMGLGVAGLAVLGLSLFFLLFVSLFMGDSTDFYTDMTMVLEALAGFSLGAESIALFARVGGGIYTKAADVGADLVGKVEAGIPEDDPRNPATIADNVGDNVGDVAGMGADLFGSYVATVLASMVLGNYIIRDMAESGVVLDTFDGMGAILLPIMIAGVGIVSSIIGTFLIKIKDNSAKESEVQKALNVGNITSLLLTAVAGWFLIDWMLPETIFGMKFFGEGVKDISSTRVFYATLVGLSVGYLISSFTEYYTALGKKPVMDIVTNSSTGAATNIIAGLATGMISTFSSVILFAVAIWGSYELAGFYGVAIAASAMMATTAMQLAIDAFGPIADNAGGVAEMSELPKEVRERTDILDSVGNTTAAVGKGFAIASAALTALALFAAYVTFTGIDGINIFKADVLAALFIGGMIPVVFSALAMKSVGKAAMEMVMEVRRQFKEIPGILEGTGKPDYARCVEISTQAALKEMMLPGALTIITPIIIGFVMGPEALGAYMAGVAVSGVMWAIFQNNAGGAWDNAKKSFEAGVMINGEMTYKGSDAHKAAVTGDTVGDPFKDTSGPSMNILIKLTCLVGLVIAPILGETFGTNSHTHGGSHPTEMMCKHVGPCTAQCHTRPNETTKTCKAGCKKACCAKKSNKQVKIMMSTEGEQSTAIVEQTSTVAGQTTVEVDTLRGTKAEIQTQIDALDK, encoded by the coding sequence ATGAGTAACATGATTTATGTGCCAATAGGATTGGCCATTCTGGGACTTGTATTCATGATGATTAAAAGATCATGGGTCAAAAAGCAAAGTGCCGGCAATGAAAAGATGAAAGAGATATCCAAAAACATCAAGGAAGGAGCCTTGGCGTTTTTGGCGGCAGAGTACCGACTACTCGCTGTATTTGTAGTGGTCGCAGCGATCGCCCTATTTGGTATATCCACGATGGTGGACACGACCAGTTGGATGATCGTACCTGCGTTTGTGGTGGGAGCTATTTTTTCCGCCATAGCGGGAAACATAGGCATGCGTATCGCTACGGAAGCCAATGCTCGGACGACCGAAGCAGCCCGTACGAGTCTACCCCACGCTCTCCAAGTCTCCTTCGGTGGGGGCACCGTCATGGGACTGGGAGTCGCTGGTCTAGCCGTGCTAGGTTTGAGTTTATTTTTCTTACTGTTCGTCAGTCTGTTTATGGGAGACAGTACAGACTTCTATACGGACATGACCATGGTCTTAGAAGCTCTCGCAGGCTTCTCTCTTGGCGCAGAATCTATAGCACTATTTGCGCGTGTCGGGGGAGGCATCTACACCAAAGCCGCCGACGTGGGTGCAGACCTGGTTGGCAAGGTAGAAGCTGGCATCCCTGAGGACGACCCGCGCAACCCCGCCACTATCGCTGACAATGTAGGAGACAATGTAGGAGATGTCGCGGGCATGGGAGCTGATCTATTTGGGTCCTACGTCGCGACTGTACTCGCATCTATGGTACTGGGCAACTATATCATTCGAGACATGGCCGAATCTGGTGTAGTACTCGACACCTTCGACGGTATGGGAGCTATACTGCTACCCATTATGATCGCAGGAGTAGGGATCGTCTCGTCTATTATTGGTACTTTTTTGATCAAAATCAAAGACAACTCTGCCAAAGAGAGTGAAGTACAAAAAGCACTCAATGTCGGCAATATCACCTCTCTACTACTCACAGCAGTAGCCGGTTGGTTTCTCATCGACTGGATGCTGCCAGAAACCATCTTTGGCATGAAATTCTTTGGAGAAGGAGTCAAAGACATTTCAAGTACTCGGGTATTTTACGCCACATTGGTGGGACTCAGTGTGGGGTATCTCATCTCGTCGTTTACCGAATACTATACTGCGCTTGGGAAAAAACCAGTCATGGATATCGTGACCAACTCCTCGACAGGAGCAGCAACCAACATCATAGCTGGTTTAGCGACTGGTATGATCTCCACGTTTTCGTCAGTGATCCTGTTTGCCGTGGCGATATGGGGCTCGTACGAACTGGCAGGGTTCTATGGTGTGGCAATCGCTGCATCAGCGATGATGGCCACTACAGCCATGCAACTTGCAATCGATGCATTCGGTCCTATCGCTGACAATGCGGGTGGGGTAGCTGAGATGAGCGAACTCCCCAAAGAAGTCCGAGAAAGAACGGATATCCTCGATTCAGTAGGCAACACCACAGCAGCTGTAGGCAAAGGCTTTGCCATCGCTTCAGCTGCACTGACTGCTTTGGCTCTGTTTGCAGCCTATGTGACATTCACGGGGATCGATGGTATCAACATCTTCAAAGCCGATGTGCTGGCAGCACTGTTTATTGGCGGCATGATCCCGGTGGTATTTTCTGCCCTCGCTATGAAATCCGTCGGTAAAGCAGCCATGGAGATGGTGATGGAAGTCCGTAGGCAATTCAAAGAAATCCCCGGCATCCTCGAAGGTACCGGCAAACCTGACTATGCGCGGTGTGTGGAGATCTCTACGCAAGCCGCTTTGAAAGAAATGATGCTCCCTGGTGCATTGACAATCATCACTCCAATCATCATCGGTTTCGTCATGGGACCTGAGGCATTGGGTGCTTACATGGCAGGAGTAGCCGTATCAGGGGTGATGTGGGCCATCTTCCAAAACAACGCAGGTGGTGCTTGGGACAATGCCAAGAAATCGTTCGAAGCGGGAGTCATGATCAATGGAGAGATGACTTACAAAGGCTCTGACGCACACAAGGCTGCGGTGACCGGCGATACTGTCGGAGATCCATTCAAGGACACTTCTGGGCCATCAATGAACATCCTGATCAAACTAACCTGTCTCGTCGGACTAGTAATCGCTCCTATCTTGGGAGAAACATTCGGAACAAACAGCCATACCCATGGTGGGTCGCACCCGACCGAAATGATGTGCAAACACGTAGGACCTTGTACGGCTCAGTGCCACACCCGCCCAAATGAGACTACCAAAACTTGTAAAGCTGGGTGTAAAAAAGCATGTTGTGCCAAAAAATCAAACAAACAGGTCAAAATCATGATGAGTACAGAAGGGGAGCAAAGCACAGCTATCGTCGAACAAACATCAACGGTAGCAGGCCAAACAACAGTTGAGGTAGATACCCTGAGGGGTACAAAAGCTGAAATACAAACACAAATCGATGCATTAGACAAATAG
- a CDS encoding DUF4199 domain-containing protein, with amino-acid sequence MNYDLNKKGLLHGAMIGGVGIAISLFAYLISNNAYFTWRSIALISISFGLLIYLGRKERRESHDGFLTYMEAYWYAAIALFIMMYLNEIFYIFVFNVLNPGLQEVFLQQSIESTEQMYLLFEKDQSVIDDSLKEIEIQLRNSFKPFSLIANSWQILMQAMSVALIAALFLKKSKPLFEEEA; translated from the coding sequence TTGAATTACGACTTAAATAAAAAAGGCCTACTACACGGCGCGATGATTGGTGGCGTAGGAATCGCCATCTCGCTATTCGCCTATCTCATCAGCAACAATGCCTATTTCACTTGGCGCAGCATCGCCCTGATATCTATTTCCTTTGGATTACTCATCTACCTTGGGAGAAAAGAGCGCCGAGAAAGCCACGACGGATTCCTCACCTATATGGAAGCCTATTGGTATGCAGCTATAGCCTTATTCATCATGATGTATCTCAACGAGATCTTTTATATCTTCGTTTTCAATGTCCTCAACCCAGGACTTCAAGAGGTGTTTTTACAGCAGAGTATCGAGTCTACAGAGCAGATGTATTTGCTCTTCGAGAAAGACCAAAGTGTCATTGACGACTCACTCAAAGAAATTGAAATCCAGCTACGCAACAGCTTCAAGCCGTTTTCGTTGATTGCAAATAGTTGGCAAATCTTGATGCAAGCCATGTCCGTGGCACTAATCGCCGCACTTTTTCTCAAAAAGTCAAAACCGCTATTCGAAGAAGAAGCATGA